A window from Leptospira wolffii serovar Khorat str. Khorat-H2 encodes these proteins:
- the leuB gene encoding 3-isopropylmalate dehydrogenase: MKKVAVLAGDGIGPEVMKVALSVLKKALGSKAADFQFTESYVGGIAIDKTGSPLPPETLKLCEESDAILFGSVGGPKWESLPPEKQPERGALLPLRKHFDLFANLRPAIIYPELRNASPVKGEIIGEGLDILILRELTSGIYFGQPKGREGNGAEEFAYDTMRYSRREIERAAKVAFEAARKRNNKVTSIDKANVLTTSVFWKEVVIDLHKREFSDVQLSHLYVDNAAMQLIVNPKQFDVILCENMFGDILSDEASIITGSIGMLPSASLSETGFGLYEPSGGSAPDIAGKGVANPIAQILSAALMLRYSFSMEEEAQRIEAAVRKVISNGKRTRDIAEKGAEILGTAEIGIEIENAL; this comes from the coding sequence ATGAAAAAAGTAGCCGTATTAGCAGGGGACGGAATCGGTCCCGAGGTCATGAAGGTGGCCCTCTCCGTTCTGAAAAAAGCTCTCGGCTCTAAAGCCGCAGACTTTCAATTTACGGAAAGCTATGTGGGCGGAATCGCTATCGACAAGACAGGAAGTCCTCTTCCTCCTGAAACCTTAAAGCTTTGCGAGGAATCGGACGCGATTCTATTCGGAAGCGTAGGCGGACCTAAATGGGAATCCCTTCCACCTGAGAAGCAGCCGGAGCGAGGCGCCCTTCTACCCTTGCGTAAGCATTTCGATCTATTCGCTAATTTACGGCCTGCGATCATTTATCCCGAATTGAGAAACGCTTCTCCTGTTAAAGGAGAAATCATCGGGGAAGGTTTGGATATTCTTATTCTTCGGGAATTGACATCCGGAATCTATTTCGGCCAACCCAAAGGAAGGGAAGGAAACGGAGCGGAAGAATTCGCTTACGATACGATGAGATATTCTCGCAGAGAAATCGAAAGAGCGGCCAAAGTCGCCTTCGAAGCAGCTCGCAAACGGAATAATAAGGTTACGAGCATAGATAAGGCGAACGTATTAACCACCTCCGTATTTTGGAAAGAAGTGGTGATCGACCTGCATAAACGGGAATTTTCGGACGTCCAATTATCACATCTTTATGTGGATAATGCCGCGATGCAATTGATCGTAAATCCGAAACAATTCGACGTCATTCTCTGCGAAAACATGTTTGGTGATATCCTTTCGGACGAGGCTTCCATTATCACAGGATCCATCGGGATGCTTCCTTCGGCTTCTCTTTCGGAAACCGGTTTCGGTCTTTACGAACCTTCCGGAGGTTCCGCTCCGGATATCGCAGGAAAAGGGGTGGCAAATCCGATCGCTCAAATTCTGAGCGCTGCTCTGATGCTGCGTTACTCGTTCTCCATGGAAGAAGAAGCTCAAAGAATCGAGGCCGCAGTTCGAAAAGTGATTTCCAACGGAAAACGGACTCGAGACATCGCCGAGAAAGGCGCCGAAATTTTGGGAACTGCCGAAATCGGAATAGAAATCGAAAACGCTTTATAA